From the Selenomonas sp. oral taxon 920 genome, the window TTCAGTCGGCTCGCAATCTCCACTGCCTTATAGGCGGCAATGCCCCCCGTCACACCGAGGACGATACGCCGCCCCGCAAGTGCACTCACGTCAGACACTCTCTGTGCAGAGGTCATAGCTGATCTTGCCCTCGGCGATCTCCTCAAACGCATTTGTCACGTTCTTTGTCGAACGCGCACGCTCGGACTTCACGGGATCGCCCTCCAGCAGTTGGCGCGCACGCTTCGCCGCAAGAACGACCACACCGTAGCGGCTGTCTACCTTTGTCAGCAGCTCGTCCGTCGACGGATTGACCATGCCGATTTCCACA encodes:
- the rpoZ gene encoding DNA-directed RNA polymerase subunit omega yields the protein MKTNVEIGMVNPSTDELLTKVDSRYGVVVLAAKRARQLLEGDPVKSERARSTKNVTNAFEEIAEGKISYDLCTESV